A window of the Streptomyces formicae genome harbors these coding sequences:
- a CDS encoding rod shape-determining protein, with protein sequence MTVSLEQLRRCHVAVDLGAARTRVFVKGAGLVVDEPSVAAVNTRNGALIAVGEFAQKMTGRTPDYIRVVRPVSGGTVVDIEMAQRMLRHLLGEKLRRQLRRKPRLRAAACTPHESDPLAQRATVETLVGLGARRVELVDTLIAAAVGCGLPVEQPTATMIMVCGAASTQVAVLSLGSIVTAVRIPVGGEAVDHAVIQHLRHQHALMLPSQSVRPLQVALSENGLILQGPDSTEIHGRDVATGLPRSVKVATAAVRDAIHTPLTAVLDGIGKILRECPPDLVADLADRGIMMVGGSALLPGFDQMLRDATGMPVHIAERPDVCAVLGLGAMLDGNVQAMVLDPLTA encoded by the coding sequence GTGACCGTCAGTCTGGAGCAGTTGCGCCGCTGCCATGTCGCCGTCGACCTGGGCGCCGCGAGGACTCGGGTCTTCGTCAAGGGCGCCGGGCTCGTCGTCGACGAGCCGAGCGTGGCCGCCGTCAACACCCGCAACGGGGCGCTCATCGCCGTCGGCGAGTTCGCCCAGAAGATGACGGGCCGCACCCCCGACTACATCCGGGTCGTCCGCCCCGTGTCCGGCGGCACCGTCGTCGACATCGAGATGGCCCAGCGCATGCTGCGCCACCTCCTCGGCGAGAAGCTCCGCCGGCAACTGCGCCGCAAGCCCCGGCTGCGCGCCGCCGCCTGCACCCCGCACGAGTCCGATCCGCTCGCGCAACGCGCCACCGTGGAGACACTGGTCGGGCTCGGCGCCCGGCGCGTCGAGCTCGTCGACACGCTGATCGCCGCGGCCGTCGGCTGCGGACTCCCCGTGGAGCAGCCCACGGCCACCATGATCATGGTGTGCGGCGCGGCCAGCACCCAGGTCGCCGTCCTCTCCCTCGGCTCGATCGTCACCGCCGTACGCATCCCCGTCGGCGGCGAGGCGGTCGACCACGCCGTCATCCAGCACCTGCGCCACCAGCACGCGCTGATGCTGCCCAGCCAGTCGGTACGCCCGCTCCAGGTCGCCCTCAGCGAGAACGGCCTCATCCTCCAGGGCCCCGACTCCACCGAGATCCACGGCCGCGACGTGGCCACCGGCCTCCCCCGCTCCGTCAAGGTCGCCACCGCCGCCGTACGCGACGCCATCCACACCCCGCTCACCGCCGTACTCGACGGCATCGGGAAGATCCTGCGCGAGTGCCCGCCCGACCTGGTCGCCGACCTCGCGGACCGGGGGATCATGATGGTCGGCGGCAGCGCGCTGCTGCCGGGCTTCGACCAGATGCTGCGGGACGCCACCGGCATGCCGGTGCACATCGCGGAACGGCCCGACGTGTGCGCCGTGCTCGGGCTCGGAGCGATGCTGGACGGCAACGTCCAGGCGATGGTCCTCGACCCGCTCACCGCCTGA
- a CDS encoding LysE family transporter, with product MSEMWTTAVAGAAAGLGVAMPLGAMGVLLIQEGMRDRRNAIAAAAAVAVVDLAYAAVATALGPLVASALSGVEAWVRLVSAAVLMVIALRGLWASRSAGAEAGSADDPVAPPGRDAGGPARTFARFAALTLVNPTTALYFAALTTAQGAALRGGAAGTVFVAGVFAASLVWQQLLVAASGFTGARIGARARAWTFRIGFGLVAVYAVKVALPLP from the coding sequence ATGAGCGAGATGTGGACGACCGCGGTCGCCGGTGCCGCCGCCGGGCTGGGTGTGGCGATGCCGCTCGGGGCGATGGGGGTCCTGCTGATCCAGGAGGGCATGCGGGACCGCCGCAACGCGATCGCCGCCGCGGCCGCCGTCGCCGTCGTCGACCTCGCGTACGCCGCGGTCGCGACGGCGCTCGGCCCGCTCGTCGCCTCCGCGCTGTCGGGCGTCGAGGCGTGGGTGCGGCTGGTGTCGGCGGCGGTCCTGATGGTGATCGCGCTGCGCGGACTGTGGGCCTCACGGAGCGCCGGCGCGGAGGCCGGTTCAGCGGACGACCCCGTGGCGCCCCCCGGCCGGGACGCCGGCGGCCCCGCGCGGACGTTCGCCCGGTTCGCCGCGCTGACCCTCGTCAACCCCACCACCGCGCTCTACTTCGCCGCGCTCACCACCGCCCAGGGCGCCGCGCTCCGCGGCGGCGCCGCGGGCACCGTGTTCGTGGCCGGGGTGTTCGCCGCCTCGCTCGTGTGGCAGCAGTTGCTCGTCGCGGCGAGCGGGTTCACGGGCGCGCGGATCGGTGCGCGGGCGCGGGCCTGGACGTTCCGCATCGGCTTCGGCCTGGTGGCCGTGTACGCGGTGAAGGTCGCCCTGCCCCTGCCGTAG
- a CDS encoding lipase family alpha/beta hydrolase yields MAVPRVRPLVLFAALAMLLATFLTPPAQAQDRAAARIPVVLVHGYNADPGVWGSLRDDLKADGYTDAELFSWGYDTHQSVNETLSGSFAAYVDDVRRRTGADRVDIVAHSFGSLVTRWYVKFGGGTGTVAHWVSLGGPNHGTSVAWACALWDQACRDMTPDSYVQKNLAAGDETPGAVSYATWSSSCDEMINPDSSVQLIGATNNAAGCLDHNALLGDDAVSAGVRAFLRG; encoded by the coding sequence GTGGCCGTACCGCGTGTAAGACCGCTCGTGCTCTTCGCCGCCCTTGCCATGCTCCTCGCCACCTTCCTCACCCCACCGGCCCAGGCCCAGGACCGGGCCGCGGCCCGCATCCCCGTCGTCCTCGTCCACGGCTACAACGCCGACCCCGGCGTCTGGGGCAGCCTCCGCGACGACCTCAAGGCCGACGGCTACACCGACGCGGAGCTCTTCTCCTGGGGCTACGACACCCACCAGTCCGTCAACGAGACCCTGTCCGGCAGCTTCGCCGCCTACGTCGACGACGTCCGCCGCCGGACCGGCGCCGACCGCGTCGACATCGTCGCCCACTCCTTCGGCAGCCTCGTGACCCGCTGGTACGTGAAGTTCGGCGGCGGCACCGGCACCGTCGCCCACTGGGTCTCCCTCGGCGGCCCCAACCACGGCACCTCCGTCGCCTGGGCCTGCGCCCTGTGGGACCAGGCGTGCCGCGACATGACCCCCGACTCGTACGTCCAGAAGAACCTCGCGGCGGGCGACGAGACCCCGGGCGCCGTGAGCTACGCGACCTGGTCGTCCAGCTGCGACGAGATGATCAACCCCGACAGCAGCGTCCAGCTGATCGGTGCCACCAACAACGCCGCGGGCTGCCTCGACCACAACGCCCTGCTCGGCGATGACGCCGTCTCGGCGGGCGTGCGCGCCTTCCTGCGCGGCTAG
- a CDS encoding NADP-dependent oxidoreductase, which produces MPALPASSREWHLVARPHGWPEPGDFALREAPVAEPGEGRILVRNLHFSVDPYMRGRMNDVKSYVPPFQLDRPMDGGAVGEVIASNAEGFAVGDHVLHGLGWREYADVEARHAVKVDASVAPLSAYLGVLGMPGLTAYAGLFEVASFKEGDAVFVSGAAGAVGSQVGQMAKLKGASRVIGSAGSDEKVKLLVEEYGFDAAFNYKKGPVAQQLKEAAPDGIDVYFDNVGGEHLEAAISSLNVHGRATICGMIAQYNATEPTPAPRNLALVIGKRLRLQGMLVNDHKALQGQFVQEAAGWLRSGELKYQETVVEGIENGVEAFLGMMRGENTGKMVVSLTR; this is translated from the coding sequence ATGCCCGCACTTCCCGCGTCCAGCCGTGAATGGCACCTCGTCGCCCGCCCGCACGGCTGGCCCGAGCCGGGGGACTTCGCCCTGCGCGAGGCCCCGGTGGCCGAGCCGGGCGAGGGCCGGATCCTCGTCCGGAACCTGCACTTCTCGGTCGATCCGTACATGCGCGGCCGGATGAACGACGTGAAGTCGTACGTACCGCCGTTCCAGCTCGACCGGCCGATGGACGGCGGCGCGGTCGGCGAGGTGATCGCGTCGAACGCGGAGGGCTTCGCCGTCGGCGACCACGTCCTGCACGGCCTCGGCTGGCGCGAGTACGCGGATGTGGAGGCCAGGCACGCCGTCAAGGTCGACGCCTCCGTCGCCCCGCTCTCCGCCTACCTCGGCGTCCTCGGCATGCCGGGCCTCACCGCCTACGCCGGTCTGTTCGAGGTCGCGTCCTTCAAGGAGGGCGACGCGGTCTTCGTCTCCGGCGCCGCCGGTGCGGTCGGCAGCCAGGTCGGCCAGATGGCGAAGCTGAAGGGCGCCTCGCGCGTCATCGGCTCGGCCGGCTCCGACGAGAAGGTCAAGCTCCTCGTCGAGGAGTACGGCTTCGACGCCGCCTTCAACTACAAGAAGGGCCCCGTCGCCCAGCAGCTCAAGGAGGCCGCGCCCGACGGCATCGACGTCTACTTCGACAACGTCGGCGGCGAGCACCTGGAGGCCGCGATCTCCTCGCTCAACGTCCACGGCCGCGCCACCATCTGCGGAATGATCGCCCAGTACAACGCGACCGAGCCCACCCCCGCCCCGCGCAACCTCGCCCTGGTCATCGGCAAGCGCCTGCGTCTGCAGGGCATGCTCGTCAACGACCACAAGGCGCTCCAGGGGCAGTTCGTCCAGGAGGCCGCCGGCTGGCTGCGCTCGGGCGAGCTGAAGTACCAGGAGACCGTCGTCGAGGGCATCGAGAACGGTGTCGAGGCGTTCCTCGGGATGATGCGCGGTGAGAACACCGGGAAGATGGTCGTCTCGCTGACGCGTTAG
- a CDS encoding GAF domain-containing protein → MLPGTAREQHVPSTLPALPALLDTVLEAVLEAVLSVGTAHELHTALQHIVDRAAELTGARYGALAVVDPERGRATERFTSGGPDPGMRRPLGVPIHVHTEVFGHLCLADKRSGPFTGDDLALLRILGSQAGIAISNARLHETARQRERWIEGADAVTTALLTREAAADALTTVAERARMLAEASAGVVLQPTEEGGMEIVAASTLGDPADLVGTTIEPGSDVLAQLLGGEPVFIEDSATDPWMTTPVRHRFGPSMMLPLQSGGKLIGTLALPRRRGGRPYTAVERLLATQFASQAALALVLADAQHNRERLAVYEDRDRIARDLHDLVVQRLFATEMMLESTRRRAASSPSPTSSPTSSSSPSPSPSPSPSTSTSTSSPSPSPSPSCDDDALLGRAVDELDSTIQEVRTAIFALQQPPADAPTTFRGRVLRETGGAAALLGFQPSVHFTGAVDVLVREPQGSRLLAALRGALAAAHRGAGVTGVDVSVDATATLPDGRAALRLTVTTEGAASVLPFTWQALR, encoded by the coding sequence ATGCTGCCCGGGACGGCCAGGGAGCAACACGTCCCGTCGACACTGCCGGCGCTGCCGGCGCTGCTCGACACGGTGCTGGAGGCGGTGCTGGAGGCGGTGCTGAGCGTCGGCACCGCACACGAACTGCACACCGCGCTCCAGCACATCGTCGACCGGGCGGCCGAACTGACCGGCGCGCGGTACGGGGCGCTCGCCGTCGTCGACCCCGAACGGGGCAGGGCCACCGAGCGGTTCACCAGCGGCGGCCCCGATCCGGGGATGCGCCGTCCCCTCGGTGTGCCCATCCATGTGCACACCGAGGTGTTCGGCCATCTCTGCCTCGCGGACAAACGGTCCGGCCCCTTCACCGGCGACGATCTGGCGCTGCTGCGGATCCTCGGCTCCCAGGCGGGCATCGCGATCTCCAACGCGCGGCTGCACGAGACCGCCCGCCAGCGGGAACGCTGGATCGAGGGTGCGGATGCGGTGACGACGGCACTGCTCACCCGGGAGGCCGCGGCCGACGCGCTGACGACCGTGGCCGAACGGGCGCGGATGCTCGCGGAGGCGTCGGCCGGGGTGGTGCTCCAGCCCACCGAGGAGGGCGGGATGGAGATCGTCGCCGCGTCGACGCTCGGCGACCCCGCGGACCTCGTCGGTACGACGATCGAACCCGGCTCGGACGTGCTCGCCCAACTCCTCGGCGGCGAACCCGTCTTCATCGAGGACTCGGCGACGGACCCGTGGATGACGACGCCCGTACGGCACCGCTTCGGCCCCTCGATGATGCTGCCGCTGCAGAGCGGCGGGAAGCTCATCGGCACGCTCGCCCTGCCGCGGCGGCGCGGCGGGCGCCCGTACACCGCCGTGGAACGGCTGCTGGCCACGCAGTTCGCCTCGCAGGCCGCGCTCGCGCTGGTCCTCGCCGACGCGCAGCACAACCGGGAGCGGCTCGCGGTGTACGAGGACCGCGACCGGATCGCCCGCGATCTGCACGACTTGGTGGTGCAGCGGCTGTTCGCGACGGAGATGATGCTGGAGTCGACGCGGCGGCGGGCGGCATCCTCACCCTCACCCACGTCCTCACCCACGTCCTCGTCCTCGCCCTCGCCCTCGCCCTCGCCCTCGCCCTCGACCTCGACCTCGACCTCGTCTCCGTCTCCGTCTCCGTCTCCGTCCTGCGACGATGACGCGCTGCTGGGGCGCGCGGTGGACGAGCTGGACTCCACGATCCAGGAGGTCCGCACGGCGATCTTCGCCCTTCAGCAGCCGCCGGCGGACGCACCCACGACGTTCCGGGGGCGGGTGCTGAGGGAGACGGGCGGGGCGGCGGCGCTGCTCGGCTTCCAGCCGTCGGTCCACTTCACCGGCGCCGTCGACGTGCTGGTGCGCGAGCCGCAGGGCTCGCGGCTGCTGGCCGCGCTGCGGGGCGCGCTTGCCGCGGCGCACCGGGGGGCGGGCGTGACCGGGGTCGACGTGTCGGTCGACGCGACGGCGACGCTGCCGGACGGCCGTGCGGCGCTGCGCCTCACAGTGACGACGGAGGGTGCGGCGTCGGTTCTGCCGTTCACATGGCAGGCGCTGCGCTGA
- a CDS encoding organic hydroperoxide resistance protein yields the protein MSIQQSDVLYTAVATAENGRDGRVATDDGKLDVVVNPPKEMGGSGAGTNPEQLFAAGYSACFQGALGVVARQENADISGSTVTAEVGIGKNDEGFGIIVKISAKIPNVDAAIARELVEKAHQVCPYSKATRGNITVELAV from the coding sequence ATGTCGATCCAGCAGTCCGACGTCCTCTACACCGCTGTCGCCACGGCCGAGAACGGCCGGGACGGCCGAGTCGCCACCGACGACGGCAAGCTCGACGTCGTCGTCAACCCGCCCAAGGAGATGGGCGGTTCCGGCGCCGGGACCAATCCGGAGCAGCTGTTCGCCGCCGGGTACAGCGCCTGCTTCCAGGGTGCGCTCGGTGTGGTCGCCCGCCAGGAGAACGCCGACATCTCCGGCTCGACGGTCACCGCCGAGGTCGGCATCGGCAAGAACGACGAGGGCTTCGGCATCATCGTGAAGATCTCCGCGAAGATCCCGAATGTGGACGCCGCCATCGCCCGGGAGCTCGTCGAGAAGGCCCACCAGGTGTGCCCGTACTCGAAGGCCACCCGCGGCAACATCACGGTCGAGCTCGCGGTCTGA
- a CDS encoding SCO2400 family protein, whose protein sequence is MDYCYQCRRHLNGALACAGCGTPAEELRHLSPTEPTADVVVELGGAYEEDRSEAGRRRAAAPGRRARRTSGARRRRKRGRNVLIGTVGLALVAGALSLGSLAREAVLDDGTSQEVREEEDIAVDQIPDPVGSEEPAPGPSEVSEAPATSSASPRPSATGTGQGSGSPTAAASSSAAAGPTGSSAPPSSPGGDASSPAPGPSGSPPRPPATTGPPGQPSSPPSASPTPSPSESCPWIIFCW, encoded by the coding sequence ATGGATTACTGCTACCAGTGCCGTCGGCACCTCAACGGGGCTCTGGCGTGCGCCGGATGCGGTACCCCCGCGGAGGAGTTGCGGCACCTCAGCCCCACCGAGCCGACCGCTGACGTCGTTGTCGAACTGGGCGGTGCGTACGAGGAGGACCGGTCGGAGGCCGGTCGCCGTCGCGCGGCCGCCCCTGGTCGTCGTGCCCGCCGGACCTCGGGCGCCCGCAGGCGCCGCAAGCGCGGCCGCAACGTGCTGATCGGCACGGTCGGCCTGGCACTGGTGGCGGGTGCGCTGAGCCTCGGTTCGCTGGCGCGGGAGGCGGTGCTGGACGACGGCACGTCGCAGGAGGTCCGCGAGGAAGAGGACATAGCGGTCGACCAGATACCCGACCCGGTCGGCAGCGAGGAGCCGGCGCCCGGGCCGAGTGAGGTGAGCGAGGCGCCTGCGACGTCGTCCGCGTCGCCGCGGCCGAGTGCGACCGGGACGGGGCAGGGGAGCGGGTCGCCGACGGCCGCCGCCTCGTCCTCGGCGGCGGCGGGCCCGACGGGGTCGTCCGCGCCGCCGAGCAGCCCCGGAGGCGATGCCTCTTCGCCGGCCCCGGGACCGTCCGGCAGCCCGCCGCGGCCGCCTGCGACGACGGGGCCGCCCGGGCAGCCGTCGTCCCCGCCGTCGGCGTCGCCGACGCCGTCGCCGAGTGAGTCGTGCCCCTGGATCATCTTCTGCTGGTAG
- a CDS encoding MFS transporter, whose product MDTTDRTGRPSATAYGNLALVTVGFTLTFWAWNLIAPLAGDYKDRLGLSSFEQSLLVAVPVLVGSLGRIPAGALTDRYGARLMFPLVSALTIVPVLLLIPARNSYGAMLAVGFLLGLGGTTFAIGVPLVNSWFPPAHRGFAIGVFGMGMGGVALSGYFTPRIAQRSSDLPFYVVAVALAAYALVAAALLRDRPDRPVPTASLVSRLGQAGRLRVTWELCALYAIGFGGIVAFGVYLPTYLKTWYGLSPTDAGTKAAGFALLTVVFRPIGGWLSDRVHPALVTAAALGFVALWAIVQAFDPALVPVGTLALLCMAAGLGTASGSVFALVAQVTPQPQVGSVTGIVGAAGGLGGFVPPLVMGAVYSAKDSYSIGFMLLSDLALAGCVYAYGRMRNIRPGGESRLSDTA is encoded by the coding sequence GTGGACACAACCGACAGGACCGGCAGGCCCTCCGCCACCGCGTACGGCAATCTCGCCCTGGTCACGGTCGGCTTCACGCTGACCTTCTGGGCATGGAACCTGATCGCGCCGCTCGCGGGCGACTACAAGGACCGGCTCGGGCTCAGTTCCTTCGAGCAGTCGCTGCTCGTGGCGGTGCCGGTGCTGGTGGGATCGCTCGGCCGGATTCCCGCGGGCGCGCTCACCGACCGGTACGGTGCGCGGCTGATGTTCCCGCTGGTGTCCGCGTTGACGATCGTGCCCGTACTGCTGCTGATCCCGGCGAGGAACTCGTACGGCGCGATGCTCGCGGTGGGCTTTCTGCTCGGTCTCGGCGGCACGACGTTCGCGATCGGCGTGCCGCTGGTCAACTCCTGGTTCCCGCCCGCCCACCGGGGCTTCGCGATCGGCGTGTTCGGGATGGGCATGGGCGGCGTGGCGCTGTCCGGGTACTTCACGCCGCGGATCGCCCAGCGGAGCTCTGATCTCCCCTTCTATGTCGTCGCGGTCGCGCTGGCCGCATATGCGCTGGTCGCCGCGGCGCTGCTGCGGGACCGCCCCGACCGGCCGGTCCCGACGGCGTCGCTGGTGTCCCGGCTCGGGCAGGCCGGGCGGCTGCGGGTGACGTGGGAGCTGTGTGCGCTGTACGCGATCGGCTTCGGCGGGATCGTGGCGTTCGGGGTGTACCTGCCGACGTATCTGAAGACCTGGTACGGGCTGTCGCCGACGGACGCGGGGACGAAGGCGGCCGGTTTCGCGCTGCTCACCGTCGTCTTCCGGCCGATCGGGGGCTGGCTGTCGGACCGTGTCCACCCGGCCCTGGTGACGGCCGCGGCGCTCGGTTTCGTGGCGCTGTGGGCGATCGTCCAGGCATTCGACCCGGCGCTCGTGCCGGTAGGCACGCTCGCGTTGCTGTGCATGGCGGCGGGGCTCGGCACGGCGAGCGGCAGCGTCTTCGCGCTGGTGGCACAGGTGACGCCGCAGCCGCAGGTGGGCAGTGTGACCGGCATCGTCGGCGCGGCGGGCGGGCTCGGCGGGTTCGTGCCGCCGCTGGTGATGGGTGCGGTGTACAGCGCGAAGGACTCGTACTCGATCGGCTTCATGCTGCTGTCGGACCTGGCGCTGGCGGGCTGTGTGTACGCGTACGGGCGGATGCGGAACATCCGCCCGGGCGGCGAGAGTCGGCTGTCAGACACGGCCTAG
- a CDS encoding MarR family winged helix-turn-helix transcriptional regulator yields MATTRATTPRTDPLTTEVVDLIGTIVARYHDEYEEVATRHALTGAQARVLGLLSLEATPMRRIAQQLKCEPSNVTGIVDRLEARGLVERRPDPADRRVKLAAATEGGRATARRLRESLRFAREPLAELSPEERKVLRDLLKRMLGEPAA; encoded by the coding sequence ATGGCCACCACACGCGCCACCACACCGCGCACGGACCCGCTGACGACGGAGGTCGTCGATCTCATCGGCACCATCGTGGCCCGCTACCACGACGAGTACGAGGAGGTCGCCACCCGCCACGCCCTCACCGGCGCCCAGGCCCGGGTGCTCGGCCTGCTGTCCCTGGAAGCCACGCCCATGCGGCGGATCGCCCAGCAGCTGAAGTGCGAGCCGTCCAACGTGACCGGCATCGTCGACCGCCTCGAAGCCCGCGGCCTCGTCGAACGCCGCCCCGACCCGGCCGACCGCCGCGTGAAGCTCGCCGCGGCCACGGAAGGCGGCCGCGCCACGGCTCGCCGCCTGCGCGAGTCCCTGCGCTTCGCGCGCGAGCCGCTGGCAGAGCTCTCACCGGAGGAGCGGAAGGTCCTCCGGGACCTGCTGAAGCGCATGCTGGGCGAGCCCGCGGCTTAG
- a CDS encoding M14 family zinc carboxypeptidase, with the protein MGTRSVLVTAAVAGSLLLPTVHASSAATPGPDHPHPVREGGGRDTAGPVRTAALRMLESATEGATGSATPRLDKDGGYPRRTVLTPPPVDPADSSIKLGLAPYHSLAPRLNALQRLGDRVSVEIAGRSAGGHELYLVTVTAPETARQARDQERMRELIENRPATAAGDPHIKAAYKTPVFINNNIHGNEWEGTDAALELIEELAKAKDAKTAGLLARNRIHLNVTANPDGRIAGTRANANGFDLNRDAVTASQPEVRAMRQIAVDKQPAVMLDLHGYVNGTLIEPTTPPHGENYEYDLFLKNAYANALGMEKAVNALGYTPQKDGVEPPVIPFRDQQEGWDDWPPIFTPQYAPFHGAVAAHTIEIPLTVNNNAYRTLPVSELRRRAAINTRVAGAAMRAALDYTHTHRASVIADQIETFRRGAAGEAQRPVSEQTVPGVPGIGPEDVYTTAFPRAYVIPAGSGQRSAVAAARLVDHLVANDVRVERALTGFRLAGRAYPAGSYVVDMHQPKRGLANVILAEGRDISADVSTMYDISGWSLGLLWGATVERIQRGEPEVVGRPVHAAAPTGHVAPWGDLRLRLDDPKELVALNSLLGQGVAVRRSADGGSAIVPGSARGRAMVLAARYGVVFAAAKERGVAPLERTRVAAAVSAGELFALREMGFDVVPVSTEVLNAGFDWSAADVLFVSSGLEYEELTPAARDALRASGAGVVALGPDGAAFNAAAGLIPATAVEGNGDANGVVRVVNAGGPVASGGPAHTFVYSPLWFTGLGAGVRVEQSYAGGNPLVSGHWRAAEDGAGGPADAAGRAAVVSGRTAQGAPVVLFGTEPLFRDHPKGAFTQVGRALLLR; encoded by the coding sequence ATGGGTACCCGATCCGTTCTGGTCACCGCCGCCGTCGCCGGCTCGCTGCTCCTCCCGACCGTCCACGCCTCCTCTGCCGCCACCCCCGGTCCCGACCACCCCCACCCGGTGCGGGAGGGCGGCGGCCGTGACACGGCCGGCCCCGTACGGACAGCGGCGCTGCGGATGCTGGAAAGCGCGACGGAAGGCGCGACGGGAAGCGCGACGCCACGCCTGGACAAGGACGGCGGCTACCCGCGCCGCACCGTCCTCACTCCCCCGCCCGTCGACCCGGCCGACAGCTCGATCAAGCTCGGCCTCGCCCCGTACCACTCGCTGGCCCCGCGCCTGAACGCCCTGCAGAGGCTCGGCGACCGGGTCAGCGTCGAGATCGCCGGGCGCTCCGCGGGCGGCCATGAGCTGTACCTGGTCACCGTCACCGCCCCGGAGACCGCGCGGCAGGCCCGCGACCAGGAGCGGATGCGCGAGCTCATCGAGAACCGGCCCGCGACGGCCGCCGGGGACCCACACATCAAGGCCGCGTACAAGACACCGGTCTTCATCAACAACAACATCCACGGCAACGAGTGGGAAGGCACCGACGCCGCCCTGGAGCTCATCGAGGAGCTGGCGAAGGCGAAGGACGCGAAGACCGCCGGCCTGCTCGCCCGCAACCGGATCCACCTCAACGTGACGGCGAACCCCGACGGCCGGATCGCCGGGACCCGCGCCAACGCCAACGGCTTCGACCTCAACCGCGACGCCGTCACCGCCTCCCAGCCCGAGGTCCGCGCGATGCGGCAGATCGCCGTCGACAAGCAGCCCGCGGTGATGCTGGATCTGCACGGGTACGTCAACGGCACGCTCATCGAGCCGACGACCCCGCCGCACGGCGAGAACTACGAGTACGACCTCTTCCTCAAGAACGCCTACGCCAACGCGCTGGGCATGGAGAAGGCCGTCAACGCCCTCGGCTACACCCCGCAGAAGGACGGTGTCGAGCCGCCCGTCATCCCCTTCCGCGACCAGCAGGAGGGCTGGGACGACTGGCCGCCGATCTTCACCCCGCAGTACGCGCCGTTCCACGGCGCCGTCGCCGCGCACACCATCGAGATCCCGCTCACCGTCAACAACAACGCGTACCGCACGCTTCCAGTGAGCGAGCTGCGCCGCCGGGCCGCGATCAACACCCGGGTCGCGGGCGCCGCGATGCGCGCCGCTCTCGACTACACGCACACCCACCGGGCGTCCGTCATCGCCGACCAGATCGAGACCTTCCGGCGGGGCGCGGCGGGCGAGGCGCAGCGGCCGGTGTCCGAGCAGACCGTGCCCGGGGTGCCCGGCATCGGCCCCGAGGACGTCTACACGACCGCCTTCCCCCGGGCCTATGTCATCCCGGCGGGCAGCGGGCAGCGCAGTGCCGTCGCGGCGGCCCGGCTGGTGGACCATCTGGTCGCCAACGACGTACGGGTGGAGCGGGCGCTGACGGGCTTCCGGCTGGCGGGGCGGGCCTACCCGGCCGGTTCGTACGTCGTCGACATGCACCAGCCCAAGCGCGGTCTCGCAAATGTGATCCTGGCGGAGGGCCGCGACATCAGCGCGGACGTGTCGACGATGTACGACATCTCGGGCTGGAGCCTCGGGCTGCTGTGGGGCGCGACCGTCGAGAGGATCCAGCGGGGCGAGCCGGAGGTCGTCGGCCGGCCGGTGCACGCCGCCGCACCCACCGGACACGTGGCGCCGTGGGGTGATCTGCGACTGCGGCTCGACGACCCGAAGGAGCTGGTAGCGCTGAACTCCCTGCTCGGGCAGGGCGTTGCGGTGCGCCGCTCGGCCGACGGCGGGTCGGCGATCGTGCCGGGCTCGGCGCGCGGACGGGCGATGGTCCTGGCGGCCCGGTACGGAGTCGTCTTCGCCGCGGCGAAGGAGCGTGGCGTGGCGCCGCTGGAGCGGACCAGGGTCGCGGCGGCGGTGAGCGCCGGTGAGCTGTTCGCGCTGCGCGAGATGGGCTTCGACGTCGTGCCGGTGTCGACGGAGGTGCTGAACGCGGGCTTCGACTGGTCGGCGGCGGACGTGCTGTTCGTCTCCTCGGGCCTGGAGTACGAGGAGCTCACGCCGGCCGCGCGTGACGCGCTGCGCGCGAGCGGCGCGGGCGTCGTCGCGCTCGGCCCGGACGGTGCGGCGTTCAACGCGGCGGCCGGGCTCATCCCGGCGACGGCGGTCGAGGGCAACGGCGACGCCAACGGCGTGGTGCGGGTGGTGAACGCGGGCGGACCGGTCGCCTCCGGCGGACCGGCCCACACGTTCGTCTACTCGCCGCTGTGGTTCACCGGCCTCGGCGCCGGGGTGCGCGTGGAGCAGTCGTACGCCGGCGGGAACCCACTCGTCTCGGGCCACTGGCGGGCCGCCGAAGACGGCGCGGGCGGTCCCGCGGACGCGGCGGGCAGGGCGGCGGTCGTCAGCGGCAGGACGGCGCAGGGCGCGCCGGTGGTGCTGTTCGGCACGGAGCCGCTCTTCCGCGACCACCCGAAGGGGGCGTTCACGCAGGTCGGGCGGGCGCTGCTGCTGCGCTGA